The following is a genomic window from Rutidosis leptorrhynchoides isolate AG116_Rl617_1_P2 chromosome 8, CSIRO_AGI_Rlap_v1, whole genome shotgun sequence.
TGAAGAAGATGACCCTAGTGAGAAACTGAACGAACTCCCTTTCCTCACATCATTCATTCCTGCAAAACCTGTGTTTCGAAATCGATCTTAGTCAAGTGTTAATCATTTTCACTTTAAAATTAAGCCTTCCTTAACCAACAAACATTTAAGCCTAACAGTACACACCACCAAGGTTGTCGTTACTAGTTCAAGTCCAATTAAAAGTATTCATGTGCAATTATATGTATAAAGTCTATATTATTAGACCATATATAATAGATGTAGAATACCATTTTACACATTAATTTACTATAACAACAACAATAGTCAATCTCATTCTCAGGTATGGGGATTTTACAGTATATAAATTTATTCACCCTCATTAAACATAAGctagatttttatttttttgaaaaaaataacgaatacttttataaaaaatggaAAACATTTTCGAACAGAAAACGAATTCGACGAGAGATAAAAGAAAGAAAACCGATGAGGCTCGTACCTAGAAAAGAACTATTTATACTATACTGAGCCTCATCTATCATAAAGCAACCAAAACCAAACCCACTTACAAATACTAACAAACAAACAAATCAAAGAACAACGAAACCAAACAAAGCTACGAATCATGAAACTGATAAAAATGAACTCAAATGTCTTTAACGAACATGAACATAAGCTAGATGACATCCAAAAGACAAAAAGCAaaaaaaagtcaactaaaagtaaaTGTCAAATTGCTAAAACTAGTAAGAACAAACATAAACAAATTAAactacaacttgaaaataaacaaACTAAATCTTAACAAACAAGTTGTAAGTTTTACTAATATTTACCATTTTCAACGGTCAACGATGACAAAAAACCAGAAGGAGAACTACTTTGTCTCGCGAGATTCAAGTTACTTGAATCCAAATTACTTTGATTTTTCACATAACCATAACCATTTTTGTTGTTTACAGATTCTTTAATATCCTGCTTCATATTTGAAGATTCATACTGCAAAAAATCACGTGGAGCATTTGACTTAACCATAAACCTTTCATCAACTTCGTTATCCGATGAGCCTGTAACAGGATCTGAATATTCATTATCTCTAATGTCGTTAAGTAGATTCGAAAAGAACGAGCTAGGAGTAGACCGATAACTTTGTAACGTGCCATGGTGATTTTCATATTGTTGCGTTTCATTTTGATTGTTTTCGAATTCAGGAAAAGGATCTAGTGATATTAATTGTTTTATTTTCGCAAACTCGGTGTCTGCAGGATGTTTAAAAGTAGATGAATATAAAAGAGAATTCATGTCTCTAGATATTGCATCTGATGAAGAACTATTAACACCATACATGGTTTGatgaataacaataacaatataacaatattattaatgttattgaagaattgaagaaatgaaTTAAAAGTTTGGATTAAATAGTTGGAATGAGatatttggaagtggctttaattggaTTGAAGTTGTATTTGTGAAGTTAGCCAATGAAAGAAAAATGGAATCTAAATTGAGATTGAGATGAATCTCAACGGTGGAAATAAGAGAGCAGACATAAATAGAAAGGTATTGGCTTTTGTTTATTTACTTTCTTTAGTGATACAATATTTTAAAGAAATGTCTGCCTTATTTGGAAACTTACTTTTTTAGTTTATTTTTTTGGTTTAAAAAATAAAACAAAGCTAGAAAACAGAAACTATGGCAAGGTAGATGGTAGGGTACATTTTGAGTAATGGTACATGTGACTTAAAATAAAATCTTAAAACTGTGTATAATTCGTCGATTGAaagatatataaattttatttatcttcTTTATACTGTACTTTATAAATCACCTAGAATATACGGAGTATTTAAAACATGTAATTATATTGTTTACAATTTTATTTATCCTCTAATATACTCGTTGTACTTCATAAATCACCTAAAATATACCGAGTATATAACACATGTAATTATAGGGAGTAATTATGCTCGACTACGTACATCAGAGTatgaggtcggattactcgccATTCAGGTAGTCCGAACAAGGATAACCTTCTACCTTTTTTACAAATCTATCACAAGATAGCTTAGtagtggttggggccctgagttCTTCGCAAGAAGTCTCAAGTTCGACTTTTGTCCGGGACAAATATTCGTGTTGGCTAGGGAATGGTTGAAAACATTGAGAGAGTAAGGATGTAGAGGCAATTTGAAAAAAAATTCTCTCTCCTCTCTTCTGTGCGTTCACACGAGATCGTATAGTATTCTCCTTCATCTTTAATCGCTGGAGATCTAACGCCATCACCTTCCTCTTCTTCTCCGGCGGGATCAAACGCCGGAGTTCTCCGACACTTCAACAACTTAATCATCTTTCATTCACCTTCATCTTTGATCGCCGACGATCCCATGGTAGGCAACGTACAAGATGTTCCTCTCAAAGACGGTTGGTATAGCAAAGAAAGACGGAGTGGAAATAAGACGTACAGGAAGATTAAGGTTGATCCTCCTATTCGTTCTGATCCAGAATTCCATTCATTCTATGTCACGAATTTTCCAGACTATGCAGATGTAGCAACGCTATGGAAGGTGTTCGATAAATACGGATACCTTATCAACGTTTATATCGGGAAAAAAAGGGCGAAATCTGGAAAACGTTTTGCATTCGCTAGATTCATGGGTGTCAAGAATGTTTTAACTATGGAAAAGAGTCTCGCCGACGTATGGATGGGGAATTTCCACCTGTTCATCGAAGCTTCAAAGGTTGACAAGGCAAAGAATTTGACTACTCATAAGCCGCCTGTTGCTCCGGTCCCGATAGCCAAATCTACCCCCATCGTTGTTGAAGACTTGGGTTCTGTTAATGAGGTGTTAAAGGAAAAGAAGGCTGATGAAAGTGGTTCTTATGCTTCTAAACTTCGTAGTGATAAACCAACACCACCTTCCAAGAAGATTATTTTGGAACAGGACGATGTGATCAATGTCCCTAAAGATAATCTAATTGTCATGGCCAAGGTCAAGGATGTGGGAATGTTATACACGGTTTATCAACAACGTTTAGTAGAAGGTTTTTCTAATTTTAAGATTCAATATGTGGGAGGTCTTTGGGTTTGGTTTCAATTCGATTCTATTGATTCTTGTTTTCCATTTAAGAATAACCAAAACATGTTGTCACTGTTTGCTTGTTTGAAAGAGCCTTCGAATTCGTTTGTAGTTGATGAAAGAATTATCTGGATTGAAATTTCGGGTCTACCCACGTGTGCATGGGGCACTAATGCGAGCAAGAAAATTGCCTCTGCTTTTGGCCGTTTTCTATTTTTCGAATCTAATTGCAAGCTGCCTTTATCTACAAGCAGGGTGTGCATTGCCACATATAACAAAGCCCCTATTTCTACCTTGTCTAATGTAGTTATTGACAATGTTGAAACGGATATTTTTGTCAAGGAAGTAGGAACGTGGTTGTTTGATATTGATTCAACTATTGAGTTTGATAATGAAGATGAGGACGTTTCAGCTAAAGATGATTACTGGAGTAATGCTTCGGAATGTTCTTTTTCTGAAGAAGTTCACTCAACATCAGACCACTTGAAAGAATTTATTGGTGTGAATATTGAATCATCAGAAGAAGGTACTAAGGAGGGGGTTAATTGTGATGAGCCAGTGTTAAATGATATGAGTGTTAACATTAGTTCGGGGTCCACAAAACTGATTGCAGGTAGTCCGAACGTGTCTCACCCACCAGGTTTTTCTCATGGGTTGGATAACGTTAACAATAAGCATTGTTCCAGCTCTTCGGTAAGTTGCCACACTCCTTTTATTAATATTAACCATGATGCATCGATTGCTTTAATTTTAGAGCATAATGATGATATTTTTGGCATTGGTGAGTTAATTGGTTACAACTTGAAAGGTTTTAAGAATTTTTCGAAACGCGATAACGACTGTTTTGGTTTTTAATGAAGATTATGTCTATTAGCAATTGCGGATCTTCGATGTTTGATAAAAGAAAATGGGTTAAGGATTTATGTGTTTCGCTGAATGTTCAGTTCTTGGCCATTCAAGAATCGAAGATGTCTCGGTTGCATATGTCTCGTCTCCGTTCTTTCTGGGGGAATCAtaattttgatattgctttaagtTTGGCTCGTGGGTTTTCGGGTGGTATTATTTCGCTTTGGGATCCGAATGCTTTTATTCGAAGCGATATTTGGTGTGATGAAAACTTTGTTATTGTCAAGGGTACTTGGTTACAGGTGAATTTAGTTGTGTTTATGGTCAATGTTTACGCTCCTCGAGCTTTGGCGGATAAAGTTCTTCTTTGGGCGAAAATTTCGAATTTTATTGATGCTCATCCGGGTGAGTATATTCTTATGGGCGATTGGATTTTGGTTAGAAGCATTGATGAACGTTGTGGCTCTGCTTTTTGTAC
Proteins encoded in this region:
- the LOC139864384 gene encoding transcription factor bHLH130-like; its protein translation is MYGVNSSSSDAISRDMNSLLYSSTFKHPADTEFAKIKQLISLDPFPEFENNQNETQQYENHHGTLQSYRSTPSSFFSNLLNDIRDNEYSDPVTGSSDNEVDERFMVKSNAPRDFLQYESSNMKQDIKESVNNKNGYGYVKNQSNLDSSNLNLARQSSSPSGFLSSLTVENGFAGMNDVRKGSSFSFSLGSSSSSRFLPQIAENDSELHESTFNSLKRGRDGALKMSHDGDTRNQTPNLVHHMSLPKTSSEMAAVDNILHFQPDSSVPWKTRAKRGFATHPRSIAERVRRTRISERIKRLQELFPDMDKHTNTADMLDMAVEYIKDLQNELQTLNDARARCRCSSKQLQSGQTL